The DNA region AGTTTTCGATTGAAGTAAAGGTACGatataaatagatataaaaAGAGGAACGTCactaatattaaagatgtattgtcccctgaaaataataattcttaaacatttttggttgaatatgccgCTTTAATGTCCTATtgaatagttatccactttgaccaaaaattggattggaaagccaaaaaaaatagtcaaattggatGCCAGCCAATGGGCTTTTACTTAGTTgaatttaacaacatttttgtttggttttttttttctacggaagttaATCTGATTAaataaatcttaatttttcaggtttttgggggacaatacatctttaattagaAAGAGTTACagttttactctttttttttactttttgcaaACGAATAATAACCACAGTGAAAACGATGTATTTAATTACAGGCAAACACAGCTGATAAACAATGGCCGTTTTTCAAAGCAAAAGGTGGGCAACAATTTCCGTCTGCGCATTTACAGAAGGCATATGACGAAGTAGAGGAGTTCTGTCGTGTTCTGCAGCACGAGGGTGTAGTTGTACGTCGTCCTGAAGTCATCGACTTCAGCAAAGAGTACGAAACCCCAGACTTCAAGTCCAAAGGTTCCtttgtcattatttatttttatttaatatttcaccCAGAGGCTCCTTAGTCTCAAGAAGCCTCTGCAACATATAACTATGTTATACATTTGAGCTTAGCAACAGAAGGTGGAaatatataacaacaaaaatCTAAATAGCAAATCTTATtaacaacaattaaataaaatgataatttgtttatttgaattaatccaaaaataaaaatattacataaagtTGATTGTTTAAGAGTAGAGTCTTGatcaagtaggcctaaatatttaaacttgattgtaacattatttttcatcgTATGTTTTTAAAGACAATTGTAAAGCTAGGGCAATGCTTTCTTAATTATTCAGGTCTGTACGCAGCCATGCCAAGAGATATCCTATTGGTAGTCGGTGATGAGATAATCGAGAGTCCAATGGCTTGGAGATCTCGATTCTTTGAATACCGTGCGTATCGTCCTCTAATAAAAGAGTACTTCAGGAACGGTGCGAAATGGACCACTGCTCCTAAACCGTTGATGAGCGACCAACTCTATGAtcaagtaaagctctgtctacactgtcgaactagtttgacaaaaaaagtgtgatgtccctaaatatggtagtgatatgcccagatatgatagtgatataacatcatcatgtccatatatgggcacataaaattttttgtcacagtttgatagagtagacatactttaatcatttgttttattaatacgTAGAACTGCTAGATTGAAATTAGCAcattcattatataattaaGAAAATAACATTAAGTTAAGTTAATCTCCCTtcgatatataggcctactatctgATTACTTTTTGCAACTACTATACCAGCGTTAGAGGGCcacttaggagtgctaaaccagtaCCTTTGCCCtgtgcgttacgccactgtccCGAAGGCTCGCCCTCCCATGTTCTACTTATATGTGTGACTATATTTTGCAGGACTACCCAGTAGAATCGACCGAGCACAGGCACCAGTTAGCAGCAATGGGAAGATTTGTTACGACAGAGTTTGAACCGTGCTTTGACGCAGCGGATTTCATGAGAGCTGGAAAAGACATCTTCGCTCAGAGAAGTCAGGTAAACAGAATACAGTAGCGTAACGCAGGGGCAAAACCTAAGTGGCCTCCAAGATCCAACGCTGGAAACCTCgggcgtttttagccttttcGGTATAATtatcctctgggcactgctctgGGTGTCCCATAATATCTGGGGCCcatgggtttagccagtgagcgctcatagccgttacgtcACTGACAGAATACATATGTCTtatgttttcaatttaaattaatttcaaattgtatataattaattaccATATTTGATTCATTAATTGCATACAGTATGTTATCTTATGTTTCTGGAATTTTGTTAACCTACATATTAATCTGaaataaacaacaattttttttggatTGAAATAAATTGCGGAAGTCCACGTAGAAAAATGATGGTAGTTAAACGAATTGTAGTGTTTTATTACTAGACctaattatagtaggcctatagggacttttttttctcaaaagaTATGTTAAAGTAACGTGCCAAATTATGAAATAGTACAAAGTTGTTATTTTGGCTATTTTCTGTAAAAATCCCTATACTTTTATACAGGTAGTTATTATGTAACCTGCAGAATTAATTTTCCATGCGCAGCACTTGTTattattgttcttttttatGTTTAGTATTTCAGTAGCCGTTTCGAATTTTGTCTGTATTTTCAGCTcatgtattatacgtatgaaacgctatGTGTTCCAAAATAGTAAGTCAAAATGCCGTTTCTAACCTATGTGTGCTCACTGGTGTGTAAACATACCATTATATCACGCTCAAACAAAAAATCGCTTCAattgtttaaacaaaaatattcatTAAGATTTTCTCATAGGTAACAAACTTGATGGGAATCGAATGGTTACAGCGCCATCTGGGAGACGAGTACAAAATCCATACATTGTCTTTTGATGATCCTAATCCAATGCATATTGACGCAACGTTCAATATGATTGGACCAGGTTTAGTGCTTTCTAACCCGGATCGTCCATGTCACCAGATTGAATCCTTCAAAAAAGCTGGCTGGACTATCGTTAAGCCTCCGAAACCCGTTATACCTGACCGTAAGTTTTGTAATTCTTGTTATATAATCCTATCAATACGGCTTTAAACTATGtatattatgaaaaaataatgcctACTTTCATTTTAAAATCCACACATTCGAAACCAAAtcaacttaaagatgtattgttttgTGAAGTGAAGTGAAtatttattatgtgacattaaaatggcatattcaacaaacaaataattttttcagtggacaatacatctttaatggttCCCATTCAACAACCAATCACACAAAATATCGAAATATTATATATCAATAAattagatatttattatttcagatCATCCTCTTTGGATGTCATCGAAGTGGTTGTCTATGAACGTGTTGA from Antedon mediterranea chromosome 2, ecAntMedi1.1, whole genome shotgun sequence includes:
- the LOC140039864 gene encoding glycine amidinotransferase, mitochondrial-like, yielding MQAIRAFRGGCRGREPARVLMKSATLSKPRARPRHNCSRPGYVLLHRNLSSRYNHDVKVPMEGNTNHETQELHQSTRSPVRSFNEWDTLEEVIVGRVDNATIPQFSIEVKANTADKQWPFFKAKGGQQFPSAHLQKAYDEVEEFCRVLQHEGVVVRRPEVIDFSKEYETPDFKSKGLYAAMPRDILLVVGDEIIESPMAWRSRFFEYRAYRPLIKEYFRNGAKWTTAPKPLMSDQLYDQDYPVESTEHRHQLAAMGRFVTTEFEPCFDAADFMRAGKDIFAQRSQVTNLMGIEWLQRHLGDEYKIHTLSFDDPNPMHIDATFNMIGPGLVLSNPDRPCHQIESFKKAGWTIVKPPKPVIPDHHPLWMSSKWLSMNVLMLDPKRVVVDQNEVPTQKMFERLGIECIKVNLRFANSLGGGFHCWTTDVRRAGDLQSYF